The DNA region AGCACGCAGACTGAAATGTAGTCGCGGTACGGTCAGAAAATACGTTGATGATAAAGACGGGAAAATGCACGCCATCGTCAACGACGTTCTCATGGTTCATCGCGGATGGAGT from Salifodinibacter halophilus includes:
- a CDS encoding protein ninH translates to MTFSVKTIPDMLVETYGNQTEVARRLKCSRGTVRKYVDDKDGKMHAIVNDVLMVHRGWSERDALLRKN